The bacterium sequence GCCCAAACGCTTGCCTCTCTTAGATTGATTAATTTTTTCTCGGCTTTAAATGTTAATTGATTCATATCTGTTTAAAGTCCTTTTTGAAATTTGATTTGTAATTTTGCATTTTGATATTTAATATTTGATTGTAACTATTCAGCCACAGATAGACACGGATGAAACACTGAAAATTCGTAAATCGTGTCCGTTTTCCGTGTCCGTAATTAGGCTCAAGGTTGAAGGCAAATTCAGGTATAGTGCCTCGTGTTTCCTCTCCTTCTCCCTTTCTCCGTTTCTCCGTTTCCCCCTTTCTCATCTGCCCTCTGCCCTCTAACCTCTGTATTTATCCGTGCTAATCCGTATTAATCAGTGGCTGAATAATTATGCAGAAACCAGATTGTAACCGTTCAGGTTATACATCAGAAGTGTAAGAAGGGAGATAAGGAGATCGGGGAGATGTGGAGATTATAAATTTCCTGGATAATTGGGCAAAATATGGAAGTTAGGTTAGGATGGTTATGCAAAAAGACTAACTTCATAACCCCTAAACCAAACCAGCCTCCTAATCCTTTCACCAAAAACTCCTAAATATATCTCTATATCTCCTTTTCCTTACACCACCTGAACGCTTACAAAAATATTATACCTAAACTAACACCTTCTGTCAACTTGAAATTTACTATTGTGTTCCCAAAACCTTCCATATATTTTACATCACACCCCATGATTTTAGGCGCTGCAAAATGTCTTCTGTATGACTGCCCGGTTTTGCATAGGATATGAAAGCCTCATCAGCAAGGGCTGCAACCAGTTCGTTTCTTCGCAGTGCAGATTCACGGCTGATACGCTTTGGAGAATTGATAAAAGGAGACAGTATCAGCAGACGGTTTGCCTCAAGCACCCTGCGAAACTCATCTGTCAGTCGCATTGTTTCAATTGCCCTGGCAGGGCATATAATAATCGGCTGTTTGCCACGCAAGAGAATTTTCAGGCATTCCTTTTCAATAGGCGAATGAAAACCACTGAGAACACACTTTCCGCTGTCTCTGAATTCTGCTGCCTTGTCGTAGGCATGAAGTATCACACTGCCAGGGGTATCTGCCGAGCAGAAAAACGCTGTTTTTGGCAACGAAAGAATACTCAAATTCCCTATAAAAGATAGTCTTTCAGGTGCATTGTTGCCAAGCCGCTTAACAATTATTGAGGGATAGTCGGGAGATCCCTGTTTGAGGTATTGAATCATTGTTTCATTCTTCATTGTAATTAACTAAATTATTGTCTAAATATCAGTTAATTGTAGTTTTCTTAGACAATTATAACATTTTGTTATACAAGGACTTTTCTAAAATTATCTTTACCTAATTTATCTAAAAATGGCTCATTCATTAATCTTTTGATTCTTTTTAGACAATTCCCATACAGCGCCTCGTCCTCGTTTACCTTCTACCAAATATATAATACCATCTCTTCTCACTTCTTGAAGTAAGTTTGATATAAATTTAGTTTTTTGCTCTAAGTTGAGTGCATCAGATATTTTATCTAATAGAAGTTTGTCAAAATCCTGCCG is a genomic window containing:
- a CDS encoding DNA-processing protein DprA → MKNETMIQYLKQGSPDYPSIIVKRLGNNAPERLSFIGNLSILSLPKTAFFCSADTPGSVILHAYDKAAEFRDSGKCVLSGFHSPIEKECLKILLRGKQPIIICPARAIETMRLTDEFRRVLEANRLLILSPFINSPKRISRESALRRNELVAALADEAFISYAKPGSHTEDILQRLKSWGVM